In Zingiber officinale cultivar Zhangliang chromosome 1A, Zo_v1.1, whole genome shotgun sequence, the DNA window AAACTGTCACGCTTCTCTCTTCTTTATAGGCTTCCTTGCAGCATCTTTCTGAAACTGCATATATATAGAGATTTTGATCGATAGCTTATTCTGTTTAGATGTTCTTCATCGTCTCAACAATCAAATTCATAGATTTGAGATTCCAAGGCCTTGACTCATGCATTTCGTGTGGAATATATTTCATATTATGTTTGATAAAAAAATGAATATATATACATTATTGATTTGGGAGCAAGAAGGGTTCATAAAGCAATCTGTCATCAATTATAAGGCTCCAACAGCATATTACAAGGCACGAACTCATTATTCCTGTCACGACCACATGCATTAAATTCAGAACTGAGCTTGAATTAATGCTGAATACTTGCTCCAAAGCTTTGAGTAAAGAGCATCCAGTACAACCACCTGCCCACAGTTCATCCTCTTCTCTCGATCGTTATCTCTCACACGCAAGTTGATGCCAGCAACGCGTGATGTGTGCCACGATCGCTGGGCGTGTGTGGATGCCGATCGGATGAATAAGAAGCTAAAGTGCAAAACTCGAAGAGTAAACATGACGCAGCAGAAGCCAGACACACCACGCAGAGAGGGGGGTGAGAGTTGACCTGAGGGTTAATTCATGCATGTAATGGTGTGGGCCCCGAGTCCTTTTCCGGTGCTGGAATTCTGACACACCAACAAGGTGTGTGACCGAAGGCCCCACTCGCCTTTCCGCCCATCCCCTTCCTTCTCTCTCACCCCGTCGCAAAACCCTAGGGATTAGAAAGCTATAACGCTAATGATAAGGACAGAGAAAGCTCATGAGTGGAATTAATTAGCCAGAATGTCTtagattttatgtttttattaaaGAGCGCTTCATCTCACTATTAAACTATGAATACTTATTTAACTGTCAAATTTTGAATCGGTAGCACTTATATGTATGATAGTAGCTACTTATTAGTTGTTACAATGCTAATGTTAGATGAGAAAATCGAATctgtattataataattatgtttTCATAAACACTACAACGTAAAGTACTTCTCTGTCCATTCCCTAAATGTAGCAATGTAAATTCAATTATGTTTCAAATACTTAATATTTTACTctaattcatttttaaaattttatatttataaataatatttctctaaatttaaaaaatatattcaatttCTTAAAtaggaaagagagaaaaaaaaattgatatatgatATACTAAAAAATGTATCCATATTAATTACTTTATTCAAAGATTTTACTTCAAATTATAGATAGGATAATTGGTGTAAAGATTTTTTAGTTACCttattcattttctaaattttgtatttatgaataatatttttctaaatttagaaGTTGAATTTTATTCCTTAAATATTATAGGTGAAAGAGGAAAAAATAGGGAAAATGATGTATAATATGatgaaaaataaatatctaaatttaatgaaataatttcttatcctaaattatatattttaattaaaaaaagttGATGTGAATGTTGTAAATGTAATAAAATACTTATAGTTTAGTGAAGAAAAAGAAAGCGGCCGAGTGATTTTCTCAAACAACAAAGAGTTTGAAATAATTAATGACATTGGGGTGATAGGTCAAGAGTCATCTTACCTTTGAATTTAGTTGGTAGTCGAAATACGAATAGAACTGACTATTCAGAATTAATCTATGTAAATGAGATAActgataaataataaaataacggGGGATTGGGCTTTATTTGCCTGCACTAATAGCCCTGCACAGACTCCTGCAGCCATCACCAGCATCTAGCCAGAAGATAAGCTTCAACCCTTCACCTTCACAATTCACCTTCACCTTACAGCTAATGTAGATCACTGTCACCCCCTGGATTGGTGCACTCACACCGCAACCCTACAAAAGACATGCCTGCCTCTCTCAGAGAGGAATTATTAGGGATAGGGCACGATGTGCAGGAGTGGCTCTCAGCTACAGTGACATAGCTAGCTTTTTGTTGTATAGTCCATGCTCTTGGGGTTTCTCCCTTATCACCCCTCTGATGGCTGTTAGGGAACCGGCAAAACCCTCGCTTCCTCTTTAATTAGGGCTTCAGCGACTTCTCAACCAATGTTTTGATTATTTACCTCTgtgtcttcctcttccttctcaAGACTGCTGCAGCAGCAGCAGTAGTAGTAGTGCATGCAGCAGAGAGCAGGCTGGGCGTCTCTATAAATTGCTTCTTGTGAGGGGGAATCGATGGAGTTCAGAAATCAAGATGGTGACGTGCAGTtgccttcctcctcttctcctcctccttttacTTTGATCTATAGCCCTCCTCCCATCAGAGGATCTGCTTTCTCGAAGCCTGTACTTCATGCTTCTTCCTCTCTCTCGTCCCCAAAAGGTGACGGTGGTGGTGGTGCAAGAAATGGCGCTGCTAATTTTGGGAGCTCTGCAAGAGTGGGTAACCAGGATCCGGCCCCCATTTCCACTCTGTTTCCCAGCTCCAAGTCCTACTCCGGCGAAGGCGGCAAGGCCGCAGACGAGGCGGCCGTGAGGTACAAGGAGTGCCTGCGTAACCACGCGGCGGCGGCCGGAGGCCATATCCTCGACGGGTGCGGCGAGTTCATGCCCAATGGCATCGACGCGCTCAAGTGCGCCGCCTGCGGCTGCCACCGGAGCTTCCACAGGAGGGACTCCGACGCGGACGCGGACGACGTCGGCAGTCATCATCGCGGCGGCGCGCACCTGCCCCCGTCTCTCTTGCTACCCCCGCCGCTGCCACCGCATTATCACCACCACAGGACGGCGGCGTACGGCGGAGGGGGGTTCGCGAGCCCGCCTCTGCTGCCGTCGCGGGTGGTGCCGGTCTCGTCCTCGGGGGTGATGGCGAGCGGAGGCACGACGACGGAGTCGTCGAGCGAGGAGAGGGTGGTGGGGGGAGCACCGACGAGGAAGCGGTTCCGGACCAAGTTCACGGCGGAGCAGAAGGAGAAGATGGTGGCGTTCGCGGAGCGCATCGGGTGGCGGCTCCAGCGCCACGAGGAGGCGCTGGTGGAGCAATTCTGCGCCGAGACCGGCATCAAGCGTCACGTGTTAAAAGTCTGGATGCACAACAACAAGCACTCCATCAAAAAGCAGCAGCAGCAACAAGAGCAGCAGCTTCCACCACAAGAACTGCTCCAACTCACGGCACAAGAGCAGTAGCCCAACAACCTCAATCTTGatttaagaagaagaagaaatggtgtTCAAATATTACAATATTTTCTGCAGCTTATGCTACTAGTAGAAATTAGATCGATTGAAACGCTACTAGAGATGGTTAGTTTAGTATTccaatttctttaaatatttgcTGGATTCTGTGGTGAGAGGAGTTCAGATTACCACCTCCATGGATGTTATATATTAATCTTTACTACTGTTCTTCGCCCCCTGAAGCAATTTCCAGTCCGATAATGCATGTTCCTAGCTATTTAGCTTGAGCAAGAGAAAATATTGggaactctctctctctctctctctctttatgaGTTGTACTGACGAGCGATAAATAATGGAAGTTTCACTTTAGGAAGACATGGCATTTCTGCTCGTCTAGTTTTCAGATTCCGATGGCATTGGGATTATGGACTTAGAAAAAGCAAAGCATGTTTTGTCAATTCAAgggcttctttttctcttttacgGATGTAGGGGGAATATTTCTTGGGGTTGATGCTATATTTGGAGGTGGTGGTGGATCAGCAGGGTCGCCGGCGACCATCTGGCCGGACTCAGCTCGGTTTGTGTCCTACCTGCTGTGGACTGGATGAAAGGAGCCAACGGATTGAGGTTGAAAATGAAGAGCAATTATCTTAACTCTTTAATTAATTTAGGATATTTTAGTAAACTTAAATCTATAattatgaaattgattttttttaaaaaaaaaaattctcgcAACTGTTGTAATTTTCATTTTCTCAACTTACACTCTAAttttcttattaatttttttattgtcTAGTTATTTATGTTATACTATACTCACTACTTAATGCACATAATTCAGGATATTGTTATTTCTTCACATTAAGATAATATTGTTAacgtatgaaaaatatttttatggaatacatgattattaatattttttatatttatgttaTAACATTGATCCAGAGAACCATatttcctcttgatctgaacttAGTTGCTTGAATTTAATGTGACAACAGTGAGAATGTGCTATTCAAACATTAGTGAAACCATAGGACCAAAGAACATTTAAACACAACAAACAACAGAACATAAAGCTGTATTGGGTCGACAAAGCCTTTGCTTAAGGATATCGTAGCGACGTCGATAACATGTTTATGCGGCGGGTGCAAAGCCAACCTTCAAATTGCCGTAGTCGAAGACAGTATGATATACTCCCATGAAGACGTCTCCCAAAATCCTGCATCAGTTTCACAGTTCAGTTAGTGGGACATGGTGCAAACAAGTGAGGTTCAAAGGCAGATAAGAGGTGGGTGGGCACCAGAGAGGGCCTCTTGGTGGTGGAACATCCAAGGCTGTGAACCCACTGATGCACTGTGCTTGACCACCCTCGCCAACCTTGAGAATGTACTGCATGTGCATCACAAAATGATGAGGTCTAAGAACACAGTAGAAGATATAACACAAAAATGCAACCATAGGGAGATTTACTACGGTGAAGTATTGTCACTtcaacttctcttttaaatgaaTCAGTAGAGGGATTTAGGATCTGCTTATTTGTAGCAAAAGTTGATTAGGGcagtaaacgagccgagctcgagccagcCGGCATCCCGTGGGGGCATTAGACTCTActtatttaatttgttaaaagaAAAGGTTGTTTCATGGGATAAATTTGAGCGTCTGAAATGATATATAGTTTGAATGCACTATGAATCTTATAGAGACAGTTAAGTAAATCAGAATTATAAGGCCATTCATCTAACACATAATTAGAATTGAAGCAGCAAAAGAGAATCAAGAATTTGGCTGAGATTCATATATGAAGTTTGTGTGGAATTAAGTGAGAATGAACATACCTGCTCCGGTTTGAGATTAAATT includes these proteins:
- the LOC122035965 gene encoding zinc-finger homeodomain protein 6-like, with translation MEFRNQDGDVQLPSSSSPPPFTLIYSPPPIRGSAFSKPVLHASSSLSSPKGDGGGGARNGAANFGSSARVGNQDPAPISTLFPSSKSYSGEGGKAADEAAVRYKECLRNHAAAAGGHILDGCGEFMPNGIDALKCAACGCHRSFHRRDSDADADDVGSHHRGGAHLPPSLLLPPPLPPHYHHHRTAAYGGGGFASPPLLPSRVVPVSSSGVMASGGTTTESSSEERVVGGAPTRKRFRTKFTAEQKEKMVAFAERIGWRLQRHEEALVEQFCAETGIKRHVLKVWMHNNKHSIKKQQQQQEQQLPPQELLQLTAQEQ